A region from the Gossypium hirsutum isolate 1008001.06 chromosome A08, Gossypium_hirsutum_v2.1, whole genome shotgun sequence genome encodes:
- the LOC107929644 gene encoding uncharacterized protein — protein sequence MDQRFEQLQKDMQDQLQEQLAKMQNDMREQVLEAQKNMMAELLRATDKGKALMEIAGEENEGHPPGFTPPHIRTQPEAYPRGPPVTIRPQQGQVDTGIPINFPTGSGFNLGDNPTNPLIPDLDIVEKKDLRAEAAKQLEEHCRWLEEKFKALESADGHHGVDAKDLSLVPDLVFPHKFKMLEFEKYNGTTYPEAHITMFCRRMTGYVNNDQLLIHCFQDSLVGAAARWYNQLSRTRISSWRDLAQAFMQ from the coding sequence ATGGACCAAAGATTTGAACAGCTACAGAAAGACATGCAAGACCAACTGCAAGAGCAATTGGCAAAAATGCAAAACGACATGAGGGAGCAAGTACTGGAAGCTCAGAAAAACATGATGGCTGAACTACTGAGGGCCACTGATAAGGGAAAGGCTCTCATGGAAATTGCTGGAGAGGAGAATGAGGGTCATCCTCCTGGATTCACTCCACCTCACATACGAACTCAACCTGAGGCATATCCTCGAGGGCCACCTGTCACAATAAGGCCTCAACAGGGTCAAGTTGATACTGGGATCCCTATAAATTTCCCAACTGGCTCGGGATTCAATTTAGGCGATAACCCTACCAATCCTCTCATTCCTGATTTGGATATAGTTGAAAAGAAAGATTTGAGAGCCGAAGCTGCAAAACAGTTAGAAGAACATTGTCGATGGCTGGAGGAGAAATTTAAAGCTTTAGAAAGTGCTGATGGGCATCATGGAGTCGATGCCAAAgacttgagtttggtcccagacttggtgTTTCCTCATAAATTCAAAATGctggagtttgaaaagtacaacgggactacttaCCCAGAGGCCCACATCACGATGTTCTGTAGAAGAATGACCGGGTACGTAAACAATGATCAGTTGTTGATCCATTGTTTCCAAGACAGTTTAGTAGGAGCAGCAGCCAGGTGGTACAATCAACTAAGCCGGACCAGAATAAGTTCATGGCGGGATCTTGCCCAAGCCTTTATGCAGTAG